In Zingiber officinale cultivar Zhangliang chromosome 8B, Zo_v1.1, whole genome shotgun sequence, a single genomic region encodes these proteins:
- the LOC122014135 gene encoding uncharacterized protein LOC122014135, with the protein MHHLGILFLILAFCTVSSASAASHGEISYAEHCGDTVPESEATALVVKHFDHISFRNGYFSGGAGLFSQVDTSAVFAPPSVNFRTKSLHKTKKNGTFRIQAAMTLIGASQNRTQRSLRRRRSHRSPHAVVEEATFDDLAGFWSESTGKVCMVGRGVYSDAKGKSLLLSAVLILNFPTVSNLNTSLIDGEVEILNRVGAPSNFSSIKVLAYYAPNPYHFTIFPQATSSCPTVKIDQEDSLEIEPAIACAFLSARVFRIDYKNSADCPEGSCRPLGKSLGFTPRFLSLNRVFCLENGSINFNLYFSNSSSYSYDMPMRPERSLVGEAYWDRQRKQFCLLACRVINADLPEHPHVGACDVGLTLWFPTVMTLKERSGVVGRIWSNKDKKDVEYFDMASIHSLNDGWNRIHGLKYNYTEVDSVRNSCSNGIATSSKSGHQVYPGPKSLGGVRLDINMKDSKGKRTWREANFLSVGDSVFEYDYRRTSDIRSSGAADTSIRNVGFEITNRWNPFDDDDFEINELAAEGVYDSATGRICMKGYRYPKQLGQNDTLDYESIDCEILISIQLAPIDEDDEVRLDGTINSTRIQSQPLYFDTINISSSNNMGGIEIDRSVWRMDVELIVVIITLTFSCICIALQIFHVKKQPHILPSVSITMLLVLVLGSTIPLLFTNQTRGSAMLLWRRNWWISAHEVIVRMISIIALFLSLSLAQLAWSSRSSAAEDNRKLWVQERRALKWCLPLYAAGARLAWLLSSEWAVLISYSGFVLDGFLLPQIVFNMAQQSKGKVLTPFFYVGIVVTRALPHLYDVYRSRSYVAIHSTNIYGSEEWDFYSTAWDIIIPCEGLLLASIVYLQQRFGGECLVPKRLRMRVYQYEEVTGATI; encoded by the coding sequence ATGCATCACCTGGGGATTCTCTTCCTCATCCTGGCTTTCTGCACCGTTTCCTCTGCTTCGGCGGCTAGCCATGGCGAGATCTCCTACGCCGAGCACTGCGGGGACACCGTCCCGGAATCAGAAGCTACCGCCCTCGTCGTCAAGCACTTCGACCACATCTCCTTCCGTAATGGGTATTTCTCTGGCGGCGCCGGCCTCTTTAGCCAGGTAGACACCTCCGCGGTGTTCGCCCCGCCCTCCGTCAACTTCCGGACCAAGTCCCTGCACAAGACCAAGAAGAATGGCACCTTCCGGATCCAGGCAGCCATGACGCTCATCGGCGCCTCCCAGAACCGGACGCAGCGCAGCCTGCGCAGGAGGCGTTCCCATCGCTCGCCCCACGCAGTCGTGGAAGAAGCCACCTTCGACGACCTCGCCGGCTTCTGGTCCGAATCCACCGGCAAAGTTTGCATGGTCGGCCGTGGTGTCTACAGCGACGCCAAAGGCAAATCCCTTCTTCTCTCCGCTGTCCTGATCCTGAATTTTCCCACGGTTTCCAACTTGAACACCAGCTTGATTGACGGCGAAGTAGAGATTTTGAACCGCGTCGGTGCGCCCAGCAACTTCAGTTCCATCAAGGTTTTAGCTTATTACGCCCCAAACCCCTATCACTTCACCATCTTCCCACAAGCCACCAGTTCATGTCCCACCGTCAAAATTGATCAGGAAGACTCATTAGAAATCGAACCTGCCATAGCTTGCGCTTTCCTCTCTGCTCGGGTGTTCAGAATAGACTACAAGAACAGCGCTGACTGCCCCGAGGGCAGTTGTAGACCGTTAGGCAAAAGCCTGGGATTCACCCCTCGATTCCTTTCTTTGAACCGGGTCTTTTGCCTAGAGAATGGTTCCATAAATTTCAACCTTTACTTCTCCAACTCCAGTAGCTATTCATACGATATGCCTATGAGGCCTGAAAGGTCCTTGGTAGGTGAAGCATACTGGGATCGCCAGAGGAAGCAGTTCTGTTTGCTAGCTTGTCGTGTGATCAACGCAGATTTGCCGGAGCATCCCCATGTGGGTGCCTGCGACGTCGGACTCACTCTGTGGTTCCCGACGGTCATGACACTGAAAGAAAGAAGCGGCGTCGTGGGTCGCATCTGGAGCAACAAGGACAAGAAAGATGTGGAGTACTTTGACATGGCCTCTATCCATAGTCTCAACGATGGCTGGAACAGGATTCATGGTCTGAAGTACAATTACACCGAAGTGGATTCGGTTCGAAATTCTTGTAGCAATGGGATAGCAACCTCCTCTAAGTCTGGTCATCAAGTATATCCAGGTCCAAAATCATTGGGTGGCGTGAGATTAGATATAAACATGAAGGATTCTAAAGGAAAACGGACGTGGAGGGAAGCCAATTTCTTGTCAGTAGGAGACTCTGTTTTTGAATATGATTACAGAAGGACGTCAGACATCAGAAGCTCGGGTGCCGCTGACACAAGTATCCGGAACGTAGGCTTTGAAATAACCAACAGATGGAATCCTTTTGATGATGACGACTTCGAAATAAACGAGCTTGCAGCTGAAGGTGTGTACGACTCTGCAACTGGAAGAATATGCATGAAAGGATATCGATACCCGAAGCAGCTAGGCCAGAATGACACCCTGGATTATGAGTCCATCGACTGTGAAATATTGATCAGTATCCAGTTGGCTCCGATTGATGAAGATGATGAGGTCCGCCTCGATGGAACGATCAATAGCACGAGGATTCAGTCTCAGCCTCTTTATTTCGATACCATAAATATTTCATCCAGTAACAATATGGGAGGAATCGAAATAGATCGATCTGTTTGGAGAATGGATGTGGAACTCATCGTGGTTATCATCACTCTAACGTTTTCTTGCATTTGCATTGCGCTGCAGATCTTCCATGTCAAGAAGCAGCCGCACATTCTTCCCTCCGTGTCCATCACAATGCTGCTTGTGCTTGTCCTGGGCTCCACAATCCCTTTGTTGTTCACGAACCAGACGAGAGGGTCAGCTATGCTTCTGTGGAGGAGGAACTGGTGGATTTCTGCTCATGAAGTGATCGTGAGGATGATATCGATAATAGCTTTGTTCTTGTCCTTGAGCTTGGCTCAGTTGGCATGGTCATCGAGATCATCAGCAGCAGAAGACAACAGAAAACTATGGGTTCAAGAGAGGCGTGCGCTGAAATGGTGCTTGCCTCTGTACGCTGCAGGGGCGCGGCTCGCGTGGCTTCTGTCGTCCGAGTGGGCGGTTTTGATATCTTACTCTGGTTTTGTGCTCGATGGATTCTTGCTTCCTCAAATCGTCTTCAACATGGCTCAGCAGTCCAAAGGGAAAGTCCTTACGCCATTCTTCTACGTGGGGATCGTGGTGACTCGAGCATTGCCTCACTTGTATGATGTATACCGATCTCGAAGCTACGTTGCTATACATTCGACCAACATTTACGGAAGTGAAGAATGGGACTTTTACTCCACGGCGTGGGACATCATCATTCCTTGCGAAGGATTGCTGTTGGCTTCGATCGTATACCTGCAACAACGGTTTGGCGGTGAATGCTTGGTTCCCAAGAGACTTAGAATGCGTGTCTATCAGTACGAAGAAGTGACTGGTGCTACTATCTAA